A DNA window from Rubripirellula tenax contains the following coding sequences:
- a CDS encoding sigma-70 family RNA polymerase sigma factor, whose protein sequence is MDSIIEDKLSQDEFVRLLAAHSSQIMSFVRVIAMNRHDDAEEVFQRTCMVLWQKFAQFDGGGNFTAWACRIAHFELLKLRESKNKIQILSDEAIEQLAFAAEPISAEISERRTALANCMKKLSTADHDLIRQRYFESVSVSEIARRVGRSSHAIYRELSRVHGSLSKCVDRSVREEA, encoded by the coding sequence TTGGACTCAATCATCGAAGACAAACTCTCACAAGACGAATTTGTTCGGCTTTTGGCTGCACACTCAAGTCAGATCATGTCTTTCGTGCGGGTCATTGCGATGAATCGCCATGACGATGCGGAGGAAGTGTTTCAACGAACGTGCATGGTCCTATGGCAAAAGTTCGCTCAGTTCGATGGGGGGGGGAACTTTACGGCGTGGGCCTGCCGGATCGCGCACTTCGAACTTTTGAAGCTTCGAGAATCCAAGAACAAAATCCAGATCCTCAGCGACGAGGCCATCGAGCAGTTGGCCTTCGCTGCCGAGCCGATCTCGGCAGAAATCAGCGAGCGTCGAACGGCGTTAGCAAATTGCATGAAGAAACTGTCGACGGCGGATCACGACCTGATTCGCCAAAGATATTTTGAGTCGGTGAGCGTTAGCGAGATTGCCCGTCGCGTTGGCCGTTCGTCCCATGCGATTTACCGAGAACTGAGTCGTGTCCACGGTTCATTGTCCAAATGTGTCGACCGGTCCGTGCGAGAGGAAGCCTGA
- a CDS encoding LamG domain-containing protein: MRIDTKEMLDLRTLILKSCSESLDETETAQLNSLILMDGGAHEAAALIDQLGAFTDSGNLDSMAMAEVFAEALGRAPERTLARSADSQSTLARQNGDAPEDRFAGWMKNPWLLALVASNLLIASLAWSTANQWRSQRPPVDIASVAVSPHLVSMTACVWSPSIESDPTVGHPIQQGENLELMEGIAEIRIGEGTAGEALVRIEGPAGIYIGADGQLQLRHGILTAKSLGTGSGNVMVDGPIGEVSIDGLSSIGLVSNGMQSELHVFSGRALVRPATMAAFSELCLVDGEAVRFSSQPNGDHLAVMFEASMSSFVSARSSAFDPLRLSDQYAQVVRESKPSVYWRFEGLSGESPYHVANEGSAANMDAALIGEPGWRQYGNNQVCELGRLGSSSGFRSTGLWPPKPLDEYTIEMWVKPELFHHGELLCMHEQLREDDGRYPHSVILETLAQHWKNDLEGLRPNTLRFVHRTPASGVVLEGSNVVADRPYQVRVWQHVAAVKKGDRISVWLDGVLTAQHSDASVLENNMQIVIGQLYLSRAERRFVGQIDEVAIYDRCLTPKELRSHIKAAGRSVAPESFVDSKSE; the protein is encoded by the coding sequence ATGAGAATCGATACGAAAGAAATGCTAGACCTGCGAACATTGATCCTCAAGTCGTGTTCGGAATCTCTGGATGAAACGGAGACTGCCCAGCTCAATTCGCTGATCCTGATGGATGGCGGGGCGCACGAAGCTGCAGCTTTGATTGATCAACTTGGCGCCTTTACCGATTCTGGAAATCTAGACTCGATGGCGATGGCGGAAGTCTTCGCTGAGGCACTGGGCAGGGCCCCAGAGCGGACGCTTGCTCGAAGTGCCGATTCGCAATCAACGCTGGCTCGCCAAAATGGCGACGCGCCCGAAGACCGGTTCGCTGGATGGATGAAGAACCCGTGGTTGTTGGCGCTGGTCGCTAGCAATTTGCTGATCGCGTCGTTGGCTTGGTCCACCGCAAATCAATGGCGTTCTCAGCGCCCTCCCGTCGACATCGCGTCGGTGGCAGTATCGCCACATTTGGTCTCGATGACCGCGTGTGTTTGGAGCCCTTCGATTGAATCGGATCCCACGGTGGGGCACCCCATTCAGCAGGGCGAAAACTTGGAATTGATGGAAGGCATTGCTGAGATCAGAATCGGCGAAGGGACCGCGGGCGAAGCCTTGGTGCGAATCGAAGGGCCAGCGGGCATTTACATTGGTGCCGATGGCCAACTCCAACTCCGTCATGGCATCCTGACGGCGAAATCGCTTGGGACCGGCAGCGGGAACGTGATGGTCGATGGCCCGATCGGCGAAGTCTCCATCGATGGCCTCAGTTCGATCGGGCTGGTTTCCAACGGCATGCAAAGTGAGCTGCACGTTTTCTCGGGCCGTGCATTGGTGAGGCCCGCTACCATGGCGGCCTTTAGCGAACTTTGCTTGGTGGATGGCGAAGCCGTTCGCTTTTCGTCTCAGCCCAACGGTGACCACCTTGCCGTCATGTTTGAAGCGTCGATGTCCAGCTTCGTGTCGGCTCGCTCCTCTGCATTTGACCCGCTGAGGTTGAGTGACCAATACGCTCAAGTCGTACGCGAGTCCAAACCGAGCGTTTACTGGCGGTTTGAAGGGCTCAGCGGTGAATCGCCGTATCATGTCGCGAACGAGGGCAGCGCCGCGAACATGGACGCGGCATTGATCGGTGAACCGGGCTGGCGTCAGTACGGCAACAATCAAGTGTGTGAACTGGGACGACTGGGGAGCTCGTCCGGTTTTCGCAGCACGGGCCTTTGGCCGCCCAAACCGCTGGATGAATACACCATCGAAATGTGGGTGAAGCCGGAACTCTTTCATCACGGCGAACTGCTTTGCATGCACGAACAGCTTCGAGAAGATGATGGGCGATACCCTCACTCGGTGATCCTAGAAACGCTAGCGCAGCACTGGAAAAATGATCTAGAAGGTCTTCGCCCCAACACCCTTCGATTTGTCCATCGGACACCCGCATCGGGAGTCGTTCTTGAAGGCAGCAACGTCGTCGCGGACCGACCCTACCAAGTTCGCGTTTGGCAGCACGTTGCAGCGGTCAAGAAAGGGGATCGGATTTCAGTTTGGCTAGACGGGGTTTTGACCGCGCAGCATTCCGATGCCAGCGTGCTAGAAAACAACATGCAGATTGTGATTGGCCAACTTTATCTATCCCGAGCCGAACGTCGCTTCGTCGGCCAGATTGACGAAGTCGCGATCTACGATCGATGTCTAACGCCGAAAGAACTGCGAAGCCACATCAAGGCCGCCGGTCGATCGGTTGCACCGGAGTCGTTCGTCGACTCGAAGTCCGAGTAA
- a CDS encoding dihydroorotase, with protein sequence MTRTVFRNAEVVFPDAVRTATIVVEDGRIVDVAGTPNIQADEVIDCSGLHLMPGVIDDQVHFREPGLTHKEDLETASRACAAGGVTSFLEMPNTKPPAVTVEGVRAKDAIAATKSRVNYGFYIGATPDNVEQLKAATEVPGIKIFIGSSTGNLLVDDQAALERIFGETTLPICAHCEDETTVQANAARLAGTHNIADHSRIRDEAAAMIATRRATDLARRHKHRFHVLHVSTAAELSILADPSPNLTAEICLHHIFFNVDDYPRLGSRIQMNPSIKTKADNDGLWQALLDGTIQVIATDHAPHTLEEKAQPYPDSPSGLPAVENSLALMLNRVASGACTINQVASWMCDAPARVWGIVGKGRIETGYDADLVLVDLKKQRTIRDEEQHTKTKWSPWHGETLTGWPVATYVGGVVAWSDQAGFDETFRGAKLKFDHSRGGFWNTMNGIGPAE encoded by the coding sequence ATGACCCGTACCGTGTTTCGAAACGCCGAAGTCGTTTTTCCTGATGCCGTCCGAACTGCAACCATCGTGGTCGAAGATGGACGCATCGTCGACGTCGCCGGCACACCCAACATCCAAGCTGATGAAGTGATCGATTGTTCGGGGTTGCATTTGATGCCCGGCGTGATCGATGACCAAGTTCACTTCCGCGAGCCCGGTCTGACTCACAAAGAAGACCTCGAAACCGCTTCGCGAGCCTGCGCGGCCGGCGGCGTGACTTCGTTCTTGGAAATGCCCAACACCAAACCGCCTGCGGTGACCGTCGAGGGCGTGCGAGCCAAGGATGCGATCGCCGCCACCAAATCGCGTGTCAACTATGGCTTCTATATCGGTGCAACGCCGGACAATGTGGAACAGTTGAAAGCGGCAACGGAAGTTCCCGGCATCAAGATCTTCATCGGCAGCAGCACAGGCAATCTGTTGGTCGATGATCAAGCGGCGCTCGAACGTATCTTCGGCGAAACGACGTTGCCGATTTGCGCGCACTGTGAAGACGAAACCACGGTGCAAGCGAACGCGGCCCGGTTGGCGGGTACTCACAATATCGCGGACCATTCGCGAATTCGTGATGAAGCGGCCGCCATGATCGCAACTCGACGGGCGACGGATTTGGCGCGACGGCACAAGCACCGCTTTCACGTGTTGCACGTTTCGACCGCGGCCGAGTTGTCGATCTTGGCCGACCCATCGCCCAATTTGACGGCCGAAATTTGTTTGCACCACATCTTCTTCAACGTCGACGACTATCCGCGTTTGGGCAGCCGGATCCAAATGAATCCGTCGATCAAGACCAAGGCCGACAACGACGGGCTTTGGCAAGCGCTGCTGGACGGAACGATTCAGGTCATCGCGACCGATCACGCGCCCCACACGTTGGAAGAAAAGGCACAGCCTTACCCCGACAGCCCCTCGGGGTTGCCCGCCGTGGAAAACTCGTTGGCGCTGATGTTGAACCGAGTGGCGTCCGGCGCTTGCACCATCAACCAAGTGGCATCATGGATGTGTGACGCGCCGGCCCGTGTCTGGGGCATCGTCGGCAAAGGCCGCATCGAAACCGGTTATGACGCTGACTTGGTTCTGGTCGATTTGAAAAAACAGCGAACGATTCGCGATGAAGAACAACACACCAAAACAAAATGGAGTCCCTGGCATGGCGAAACGTTGACCGGGTGGCCGGTGGCAACGTACGTCGGCGGAGTCGTCGCGTGGAGTGATCAAGCCGGCTTCGACGAAACGTTCCGCGGCGCCAAACTTAAGTTCGACCATTCCCGTGGCGGTTTTTGGAACACGATGAACGGGATCGGTCCGGCTGAATAA
- a CDS encoding sigma-70 family RNA polymerase sigma factor, translating into MAKSIWPSDDRTETLLESARQGDVNAVNTLLERHRAPIRRLVEMRLDRKVQRRVDVSDVVQDVMIEANNRLEKYLDDPVMAFHLWLRQIAWDRIIDTYRRHRVSAKRNMDREQPMSVPAGADHSTMELAIQLCDPALTPAAAATQREITGQVEAVIEQLPDQDREIILMRHYEHLTNLEIAQVLNLNPPAASMRYLRAVRRLRELLEEQQINPADDESDA; encoded by the coding sequence GTGGCAAAATCGATTTGGCCTAGCGACGACCGTACTGAAACCCTGCTGGAATCCGCACGCCAGGGTGACGTCAACGCCGTCAATACACTACTTGAGCGACATCGGGCACCGATTCGTCGGTTGGTCGAAATGCGCCTGGACCGCAAGGTCCAACGCCGTGTCGACGTGAGCGACGTGGTCCAAGACGTGATGATCGAGGCCAACAATCGTTTGGAAAAGTATCTCGACGACCCCGTCATGGCTTTTCACTTGTGGCTGCGGCAAATCGCGTGGGATCGAATCATCGACACGTACCGTCGACACCGGGTCAGCGCCAAACGGAACATGGATCGCGAACAACCGATGTCGGTTCCGGCCGGTGCAGATCATTCGACGATGGAGCTTGCGATCCAACTTTGCGACCCCGCGCTGACGCCCGCGGCGGCGGCGACCCAGCGAGAGATTACCGGCCAGGTCGAAGCCGTGATCGAGCAGTTGCCCGATCAAGATCGCGAGATCATTTTGATGCGGCACTACGAACATTTAACGAATTTGGAAATCGCCCAGGTCTTGAACCTGAATCCGCCCGCGGCCAGCATGCGATATCTGCGTGCCGTTCGGCGACTTCGCGAATTGTTGGAAGAACAGCAGATCAATCCTGCGGATGACGAGAGTGACGCGTGA
- a CDS encoding serine/threonine-protein kinase, giving the protein MSDDRDQRLADILSEVTDAICRGEIIDIQKVYVEHPDLSGELKRLLGAVLVTDTAGSARDEGIVDDSAASQRWRSLQLPTTVGDYELIEELGRGGMGVVFRARQISLNREVAVKMILRGRLASESDLNRFMAEASATAKLEHSGIVPVYEVGDVDGRPFFSMQLVDGATLAELVADGPLPQRRAAQIVAEIARAIGFAHRHGVLHRDLKPSNILITGDGTAMVTDFGLAKQITDSDELTRSGMLLGTPAYMSPEQASGRRGLMGPASDVYSLGCVLYFALTGRPPFVAESPMELVMLVIEQEPAPPRAIRPNLDRDLEMIAIRCLQKPIDLRYESADALANDLDAYLADEKVAARSGRFGQVVARLFRETHHAAVLENWGILWIWHSIVLLVACMLTWQLDYNGIEQRWIYAAVWTVGLGAWATVFWSMRQRMGPVTFIERQVAHVWGASMIAIGLLFPLEWWLKMPVLSLSPMLGIVSAMVFIVKAGMFNGTFYLQAAALLAVSALMALQPGFAHFWFGLVAWACFFVPGYKYARRRRSYRER; this is encoded by the coding sequence GTGAGTGATGATCGCGATCAGCGGCTAGCCGATATCTTGTCGGAAGTCACCGATGCGATCTGTCGCGGCGAGATCATCGATATCCAGAAAGTCTACGTCGAACACCCGGATCTATCGGGCGAACTGAAGCGTTTGCTCGGCGCTGTGTTGGTGACCGACACGGCCGGCTCGGCTCGCGACGAGGGCATCGTCGACGACTCGGCGGCATCACAGCGGTGGCGAAGTTTGCAATTGCCAACCACGGTCGGCGACTATGAACTGATCGAAGAACTCGGACGGGGTGGCATGGGTGTCGTCTTTCGCGCGCGACAAATCAGCCTCAATCGCGAAGTCGCGGTGAAGATGATCCTGCGCGGGCGGTTGGCCAGCGAATCCGACTTGAATCGTTTCATGGCGGAAGCGTCGGCCACGGCAAAGTTAGAACACAGCGGGATCGTGCCGGTCTATGAAGTCGGCGACGTCGATGGTCGACCGTTCTTCAGCATGCAGTTGGTCGACGGCGCCACGTTGGCCGAGCTGGTCGCCGACGGACCGTTGCCCCAACGGCGAGCCGCTCAGATTGTCGCCGAGATCGCCCGGGCGATCGGATTCGCACATCGCCACGGCGTGTTGCATCGCGACTTAAAGCCCAGCAATATTTTGATCACGGGCGACGGCACGGCGATGGTGACGGACTTCGGTTTGGCCAAGCAGATCACCGATAGCGACGAACTGACTCGCAGCGGAATGTTGTTGGGTACGCCTGCCTATATGTCACCCGAGCAAGCGAGCGGACGCCGCGGGTTGATGGGGCCGGCCAGCGACGTGTACAGCCTCGGTTGCGTGCTGTATTTCGCGCTGACCGGACGTCCGCCGTTCGTTGCCGAGTCGCCAATGGAGTTGGTGATGTTGGTGATCGAGCAAGAACCGGCGCCGCCGCGAGCGATTCGGCCCAATTTGGATCGCGACTTGGAAATGATCGCGATTCGGTGTCTGCAAAAACCGATTGACCTGCGATACGAGTCGGCCGATGCGCTGGCAAATGACCTGGACGCCTACCTTGCCGACGAAAAAGTGGCCGCCCGCAGCGGTCGGTTCGGCCAGGTCGTCGCACGTCTGTTTCGCGAAACCCATCATGCAGCCGTCTTAGAAAACTGGGGCATCTTGTGGATTTGGCATTCGATCGTGTTGTTGGTCGCGTGCATGTTGACATGGCAATTGGACTACAACGGCATCGAACAACGTTGGATCTATGCGGCAGTTTGGACCGTCGGTTTGGGTGCCTGGGCGACCGTGTTTTGGTCGATGCGACAACGGATGGGGCCGGTCACGTTCATCGAACGCCAAGTCGCGCACGTGTGGGGTGCCAGCATGATCGCGATCGGTTTGCTGTTCCCGCTGGAATGGTGGCTGAAGATGCCCGTGCTCAGTTTATCGCCGATGCTTGGTATCGTCAGCGCGATGGTCTTCATCGTGAAGGCGGGGATGTTCAACGGCACCTTTTACTTGCAGGCAGCGGCGCTGTTGGCAGTATCGGCCTTGATGGCGCTGCAGCCCGGGTTTGCGCACTTTTGGTTCGGATTGGTCGCCTGGGCATGCTTCTTTGTTCCGGGTTACAAGTACGCACGTCGTCGACGTTCGTATCGGGAACGATGA
- a CDS encoding 3-keto-disaccharide hydrolase: MKILLTLSLLNCLIFGATACAQETATAQSADTVVLYAGGDLAGWVGRDDLWSAEDGQIVGRTTDEKPIDGNTFLIYEKEEFGNFELTAEFKIEGGNSGIQYRSRVIDEDKFVVSGYQADIDDANKFAGILYEEKARGILALRGETVTIGADGEKTKVRFGDAEKLGNGIHPGKWNDFRVVAAGNHLQHFINGAMTSEVIDEQSDKAAKSGIIALQLHKGPAMTVRFKNIKIRKL; encoded by the coding sequence ATGAAGATTCTGTTGACGCTATCGCTATTGAACTGTTTGATCTTCGGTGCCACGGCGTGTGCTCAGGAGACCGCAACGGCCCAATCCGCCGACACCGTCGTGCTGTATGCCGGTGGAGATCTTGCTGGTTGGGTCGGTCGCGATGACCTGTGGTCGGCCGAGGATGGGCAAATCGTCGGCCGTACCACCGACGAGAAACCGATCGATGGAAACACGTTCCTGATTTACGAAAAGGAAGAGTTCGGCAACTTCGAACTGACCGCCGAGTTCAAAATCGAAGGCGGCAACTCGGGCATCCAGTACCGCAGTCGCGTCATCGACGAGGACAAGTTTGTCGTGTCGGGATACCAAGCCGACATTGACGACGCGAATAAGTTCGCGGGCATTCTGTATGAAGAAAAGGCGCGAGGGATTTTGGCGCTGCGTGGCGAAACGGTGACGATCGGCGCCGACGGCGAAAAGACGAAGGTTCGTTTCGGCGATGCCGAAAAACTTGGCAACGGAATCCACCCCGGCAAGTGGAACGACTTCCGCGTCGTTGCCGCTGGAAACCATCTTCAACACTTCATCAACGGTGCCATGACCAGCGAAGTGATCGACGAGCAATCCGATAAAGCGGCCAAGTCGGGCATCATCGCGTTGCAGTTGCATAAAGGCCCGGCGATGACGGTTCGTTTCAAAAACATCAAGATTCGCAAGCTCTAA